DNA from Lactobacillus johnsonii:
CAAGCATGGTAGCTGACTTGTGGGAAGTGCTTATGGAAGTCTTGTGCAAAAGCTGCAACTAATCCAACAGCAGTAGTTAAACAAGTAACAGTTAATAAGAAAGCAAGTAAGGCTTGACCAAATACACCGCCATAAACATTAACGATTTGGTTAAATGCAACACCACCGTTATCGGAAACCTTAAAACGACCTAATGACATTGCACCCATTAAGATTAACAATAAATAGATAAAGCCGATAGCCAAAACTGCTAACAAACCAGATTTAGCAACTACTTTAGAGACGCTCTTAGCATCTTTTTGTCCCATACCACGAACAGCAGTAACAACTGTAATACCAAATGCTAAACCTGCTAAAGCATCCATTGTGTTATAGCCTTCTAAGAATCCGTTAACTAATGCTCCATGCTTGTAAGCACTTGTTACAGCTGCAGTTTGTGGGTTACCCAAAGGACGAGCAAAAGCAACAACGAATACTAAAAATAATAGAGATAAAAATAGTGGATTTAATACTTTACCAACGTTAGACAAGATGTTGTTTTGATGGTAAGAAAATGCAAAGGCTGCTAAAAAGAATAAAGCAGAGAAGACTAATAAGGCTGTTCCTTGCATGTTCTTAGGAATAAATGGTGCCATTCCCACTGTAAATGAAACAGTGGCTGTTCTTGGAGTACCAAATAAAGGTCCAATTGTAGCATGGATTAAAACCATAAATACAACTGCAAATCCTGCACCTAAAGGCTTTCCAATGTCATAAACCCCATCAGCGTGGGTAATTGCAACTGCTAACACTGATAATAAAGGCAGTAATACACCAGTGATTAAAAATCCAACAGCAGCTGTTCCCCAATTGGCTCCAGCAAGTTGGCCCAAATGTAATGGGAAAATTAGGTTACCAGCCCCAAAGAATAAACCGAATAGCAAAGAAGCAACTACGAGATAGTCCTTCCATGTTAATTTACGTGATGTATAATCTGTCATCATATTCTTTCCCTCCAGAAAATAAACATCTGAATACAAAAAAGTCCCTCA
Protein-coding regions in this window:
- the brnQ gene encoding branched-chain amino acid transport system II carrier protein → MTDYTSRKLTWKDYLVVASLLFGLFFGAGNLIFPLHLGQLAGANWGTAAVGFLITGVLLPLLSVLAVAITHADGVYDIGKPLGAGFAVVFMVLIHATIGPLFGTPRTATVSFTVGMAPFIPKNMQGTALLVFSALFFLAAFAFSYHQNNILSNVGKVLNPLFLSLLFLVFVVAFARPLGNPQTAAVTSAYKHGALVNGFLEGYNTMDALAGLAFGITVVTAVRGMGQKDAKSVSKVVAKSGLLAVLAIGFIYLLLILMGAMSLGRFKVSDNGGVAFNQIVNVYGGVFGQALLAFLLTVTCLTTAVGLVAAFAQDFHKHFPQVSYHAWLALSCLASFLAANFGLDTIIAWSTPMLMFLYPLSMVLILLSVFSPLFKTDGVVYFFVILFTVVPALGDMVVAFPSVVSQSSFGLAVTSLRNNLPLANMGLSWLVPALVGLVVGLVVHFVKSKKVASVLEED